One genomic region from Labeo rohita strain BAU-BD-2019 chromosome 7, IGBB_LRoh.1.0, whole genome shotgun sequence encodes:
- the vax2 gene encoding ventral anterior homeobox 2: protein MFDQATTMGDGIAEDRNHCGSNSLCRDRGRDSKSRTEVGNRSPVQSSTDTPGTSASTPTSSSEDGHDKLLGVDPDYCRRILVRDAKGTIREIVLPKGLDLDRPKRTRTSFTAEQLYRLELEFQRCQYVVGRERTELARQLNLSETQVKVWFQNRRTKQKKDQTKDTDKRSSSTSESLATCNILRLLEQGRLLSVPAPPPNPLLTHPHPGNGSLLGSPSVSTSSGVSSSTTPPGAAAGGTFGLSLSSLAGTPPSPRLGVPPPSLCFTMPLLGGTHHELPSGYGCGSSAFEPYMRIERKDGELNGKKTVS from the exons ATGTTTGATCAAGCCACGACTATGGGCGATGGAATCGCCGAGGACCGAAACCACTGTGGATCCAATTCGTTGTGCCGTGACCGCGGCAGAGACTCCAAAAGCCGGACGGAAGTGGGGAACCGGTCACCTGTGCAGAGTTCTACCGACACACCGGGGACTTCGGCTTCCACACCGACTTCATCAAGCGAGGATGGACACGATAAACTTTTAGGAGTCGACCCGGACTACTGTCGAAGGATTCTGGTCAGAG ACGCCAAGGGCACTATTCGGGAGATTGTACTGCCAAAAGGCCTGGATCTAGACCGGCCGAAGCGCACACGGACCTCGTTCACGGCGGAGCAGCTCTACCGGTTGGAGCTTGAGTTCCAGCGATGTCAATATGTGGTCGGACGTGAGCGCACGGAGCTCGCCAGGCAGCTCAACCTTTCAGAAACTCAG GTGAAAGTGTGGTTTCAAAACCGCCGCACCAAACAGAAGAAGGACCAGACCAAGGACACCGACAAGCGGTCGTCGTCCACCTCCGAATCGCTCGCCACGTGCAACATCCTGCGGCTGCTTGAACAGGGGCGTCTACTGTCTGTGCCTGCGCCTCCACCCAACCCACTGCTGACTCACCCGCACCCGGGCAACGGCTCGCTCTTGGGCAGCCCGTCTGTATCCACTTCCTCTGGGGTGAGTAGCAGCACCACGCCTCCCGGGGCGGCAGCGGGCGGGACGTTCGGACTGTCGCTGTCTTCTTTAGCCGGCACCCCGCCCTCGCCGCGCCTCGGGGTCCCACCGCCTTCCCTTTGCTTTACCATGCCCCTCCTGGGCGGCACCCATCACGAACTGCCATCGGGATATGGGTGCGGATCCTCAGCGTTCGAGCCCTACATGAGGATAGAGAGGAAGGACGGAGAGTTAAATGGGAAGAAGACGGTTTCCTAA